gtctgaaatgagttgaaataattaaattgcttattttgagttcatagaaatgcctacagatgcaacacaatttagaagtgggcatatagattacagtaataggataattgaatgtttaagtagcccccattgactgatttagtgtatgcctaatcctgtgaacatttcagatgcaacaccattgccaaacgcacatggcagcaggtgaaaatgaaacacaaacacattattcagaatagtaggttgatatagttatagcttgcattaatatttcttaattatgaaaacatgtaggcctagtatgcttatagccttcacttggcctctgttttacagctaacaagaaaaaggtgtctttgaacactactgtaataaggagtgttttacagtagcagaggagttggccatcgcaaataatagtggaaggccgattgtggaaggggttgagggaggcattcggtcggattctggtgctgtggaaatgtgtagcctttatgtggtaatgtgacattcaattcaacaagtttgttaaaatggtgatttaaatttattaggcctaggctatgtccgatttattttaggctattcttgctcagatgttcagcatactgtaggctaggctaggctaggcctatgtgcgatttattttcggacatacagtattcttgctcagatgttcagcatcaccgattagatggaaaacatgaatgtccacgtaagggcattgctatgacgggtgacattagagacttctgcctagatcatctgacaaagataacgaattccctcgactatttcttcatagagaatatatatatatatatatatatatatatatataggcggtctctaaaacctcTCGAAGAGAGcacctcacgatttgcgctccgatgtcgtatggatcatccaggtacgcctaCATATCtcgaattgttagtggaggggtggtacttataaagggtgtggttaacggaaacctcgagttaaccaagaacataacctgctcggagcaggtttgagatgcagcgtaaattgccatggcagcatacctcggttaaaacccaTCCACCTTTCGTattacgggttaatcgggaagttatgccacacgtgatcaaattactctcgaagttacccagataagccagtaaccccgcctCGTAGTACATGCCCCAGGTGAATTGCTATAACCATAGGCCTACTACCTCTGTTGCCAAAACAGATCATTAAGGCATGCAAACTTGTTTTGTACAATCATGTTGTTATTGTGGGCATCAATATGGGCCATTTATGGGGGCACTTATATTGGTTATGTTTATTCATAAAGGTCATAACTGCATTAAGTCAATATGCTTTATTACCTTACAAGCACTGTCTAGCTTTACATGGATGATGCCTACTTACAGAAGTCCTTCAGATACACAAGATGAATGGGTTATTGTGGGGTATGGTTATATAGAATCTGTTTATTCAAAAGGTAATGGTTACAAATGCAATTAAGTAGTACTTTACAAGAACCTATGTGCTCAatgaggatgggggggggggactatagCGTAATTATTATAACAGGTAGTAAACTGGCCCTTCAAACCCCAAATGAGTCATGTGATGCATAAAGGACCCCTGAAGagtttttaccttaaaataacacttccaaaatcattttgaaggCCCGTAAACTCTTAATAGAGTTAATGGCATTTTGAGCAGGTCTAATcgcttgtaaaaaaaaaaacttttgaaaGTTTACTGTTCAGGTAGGAACAGAGAGACCGACAACAGAATTATGTTGCTTTCTTGTTGTAGTTTATCATATTATTAAGATGACAAGTTGTGATAAAATATGTTCACCAGCACTCACCAaaacacaccactccacacgtGTGTTTGATGCCAGACAGGCTCATATCATGCTGTTCTATATGCATATGCCTATGAATTAACTTTTCGACCAAATCTGCTGTTATGTTCTATTCCCTAAGAATATTAGGCTAACTTGGCCAGACTCCATCTTACAATGTAACCAGGTTTGTTCTGTGGAATACATTCCCatagttaccaagctgggattcacgtgAACCACACTAATGGGACGGAACTCTtactaaaattagcgagacttaccgaaataagccaggtttaGCATTttgcgaggttgatggaatacccctctggtgTCAGATGTCATTTCCTATGTGCAGCCGCGTCAGTCACAGAGAGCTAGCAGCTAAAGATGTGCTCTAACAACATCCATCCTCTAATCAAGAAGTAGTCTAATGATACTTGTAACTTATGGCCTACGCGCCAAATTCGCACTGAAAACCAGACATCAATGTTGTTTTGACCGTGTAAATAGTTTATGGGCTTGCTTGATGATCAAAGGCGAGTTGGACATTTGGAAGTTATCTTAACTAACAATGACAGTAACTTGCAGTTCGCTGGCAACTTATCTAAAGTTAGGCCAACGTTAGTCACTCTAGTACCTACCAGTAACTTCTGCTACCGTTAAACTTGTTTGCCACTAGCTTACTAAGATTAACGTTACTTGGTtaatagctaacgttagccagcttGGTATGACTGAACATGGCATTGAAattagacacatacacaaattagACACAATAAAGGCTCTAGTTGACGTAACTAATGTTGATCTCAGCAAGTAAAAGAAGCAAAAGCAGCGACATGCTTAGATGTTATGTCAACTACCAATAACAACTTATATTAAATTAACGTTAGCTCTGCTACGTAGTAGCTTGCTGGCTAACGAGTTGTgttgttaacgttaacgtaatagTTAACGTTGGTTTGTAGCGTTAAGTTACCTGCTATAGGCTGTCCTCTTCTTGGACAATTCCGCCATCTCGGAGGTGGCCCTGTATGTGACATATCGGTGGTCTTCTGAGGTCCAACAGGCAGAAGCTCACATTAAAGCAAACCTCCAAAGGTGGGCTAGCAGCATCAGTGTGATGCTCCACTGGAGAGGGTACTACAGCGCAGGCTGTAGCTCTCCTGTGGTCCGCTGTCTGGGCCTCTAATTCTTTAGTCAAATAAATAACAGATTTGTAAACGTTACTATTTTCCTACGTATTCGATGCAGAGTATTATCGTTCCcgtttgtttttcagctctgttAACCCTAAGCCTCTGTAATAAGGCCGGTTTGCCTGCGTTCTTAACTCGCCATCTGCGATGTCTACCAATGAACTACAATGCAACTCACCATATTAATCCCATAGTGCAACGCGCTGTTTTTTAACTGACTGCAGTAATATGCAACTGCCACTAGGGAAACCCGCATAAAAGGTCATGTACCTAGGTTTTGGACCAAAGGCAGTGGTAGGTTTTGTAGAAATAGAAATAGCCGTGCAACGTTACCCTCAAATGTATGCATACAAATGGGCGTGCAAAATCATTGTAAATGTGTTTGACAGCAGTGATTGTGGCACCACTGTAACCTGCGCTGTCTGTTTGACTGCACTGATGGGCTTGAACTCAGGCTGGTGGATGAAGCAGTTCTTGATTAAATAATGATTAAGTTTGAAGTTTCAGATATTAATGTAATTAGTGAAGGGTGAGTCCCGCTGGCCTTTCTCAAATACAATCAATAGCATTGTTTTCACACTACAACCATGCAGAAGAAACCCCTGTTTGTGTGATTGCTGATTCAACAGTCTACAGTCTACATTCATACATCGGACCCTATCGTTAAATTAGCACTAGGAAACCGGGTTTCACCTCATGTGTTGTGACTGTAAACAGTTTCGCCTCTTTGACATGGGGGCGTGTCTGTTCTACTACGAGGCGAGTTCTAGGATTTCTAAGCACCAGGAACTGCCGCCGCCGCAAGCGCCATTTTCAGACTCTAGCACGAATCTGCGCCATCTcgaaaagtttgagaaagggGACGTTTATCCCTTACATAGTGGATACTCTGCTGGGTTATTTAATCAACAACAGAAACTGATAATTTAAAGGGAATTTAAAGGGGCTTTGGAATAACGTTAGCGAATGAAGTTGCTAGCTAGCCGTACTGTCGCTAGCTTACTTTGCTAATATTAGCAATATTTATCTAGCCAACGTAACGTATTGCTATCACCGCAAGTGACCAAGTGTTTACATTTTCATTGGAGGCTGTGGATGTGTGTCGACGGGTGATATCGTAGTCATGCTTGGTGAATCACTTAATCATCACACAGAATCAAATTTAGACAACGTAGAGAATAATAACTCCACAACTGTAACTTCACATTCTACGGGGgcgaacaacaacaaaacaagacaTGCTCTGTTCAAAAAAGGTAGCCGAAGAGTGCGCTCGACTGCTTCGAACTACCAAAACAGCATCCAACGATCCCAACAACAGAACCAGAAACATGGACTTCTTAGAATTAACAACCCAGTGCGTCGTGCagacataaacaacaacaacgcaGTAATGCGGCCAAAATCTCCTGTGCAGCTGAATGCAGAAGCAGCGACGAACAAATCTCAAGCGGCTGTGTTGAGTACCCATCTGCTCAAAGTGGGGTCAAAAAAGGAGGTAGGTATCTCTGCTTGGTTTACTTGAGATATCCCTGCTCTGACTACTTAAGCTGTGCCATGTTAACGTTACATCTAAGATGTTAGCTTAtgcattttaatttgttttgtaGACTTATGAACTTTCTTTGACATTAGGCCTACCTGCTTCGATTAATCAGGTTTGTCAATTACACCTAGAGCAACTTACAAGTCTAGGTCAATCTCCTTGACTACATGATGGACTACATCTGCGAGTGCATCtgaccggcataaaatcggcaCGTCAAACTGACCggtcgccggtcatggccgatcacgtgaaaatcggccaattccggtcaccagccgatcaaTCTCTAGATATCTTGTTATAGCAATTAGTATAATAGTTACAATAGTTCAGTTATGACCAGAATAAAATACAATGAGTGATACATGGACAGTTTAGCCATTACAATTTATCAACCAGTTACAATATATCCTGGCATAACATTAATTCCTCTTGGTGTCTCCAGTCTGCAAATATACCATGCATACGCCACCTCAACAATGTCTCCAGATATGTCTTTCAGAGATATATTTTGTTAAATACAATTTTTGTATAGAAAAGTGCTTAGCACGACTTTTGCGTATGCATGCACTCTTGGCCCAATAGGTGACACTGCCTCAAAAATGTAAGATGCCATACTTCTTCACATACTATGCACTCCAAGAATAATCTCTAGTCAGGACACAAGCCAAAAGCAAGTTTAAATACCACCTGTGTGGTAGTTAATTACCCTTAACTGGTTTGGCCTTATTAGAGAGTCATGGATAACTCTGCATTAAAGAAGTTGAAATATTTCAAAGTAAAAAAGGAATCTGATGTGTGTGATTTCACTCATGTGATGCCTGTATTTATCATCAGCTGCTGAAATCCAAAACAGGACGACCAGAGCGTTCATCTCAGCTAGGAAATCAGACCATCTACTGCCCCAGTAAATGTGAGCAGACACCACCGAATGTTAGTAACCGGGGCCAGAGGAGCAGATGTAGTGCTGCTGGGAAAACATCTGTGAAGAAGTCTGACAACAGTTGTCACCAGAGGCCTCAGTCCAGCTGTAAAGAGGTTAAAAAACCGTTCAGCATTGCTGATAATATCAGCCTTGTCAATTTATGCCAGTCTGAGTTTGTCCCAGAAGACAGCttaaaagatggagagaaagtgtATGCAGGTGCAAAGTTCAGTGAGCCTCCATCACCCAGTGTTCTTCCCAAGCCACCGAGTCATTGGGTCGGTGAGAATACACCTTTGTGTGCCGGTGATGGCAGAGAGCAAATGACTTCTCATTTAAAATCTCTGCTTAAGGTTCCTGATAAGCCATGATAGTTACATCAGGCATCAGGCTGTTTTAAAAAATTATGCCCAGTCCTCTAGTGCTCCGATGATTCTTTTTTCCACAGGAAAATTGCTTTTGAAGAATGCAGGAGAGATGGCTTGTTGCAACAGAAAATATTGAATTACTGGACTTCTGATTCATTGTCTTACAGTTGTGATGAAATAATTGTCAGAAAATTTCTAACaaaatgtgtacatttgtgtattATAATACATGtaatatatgtgtatattttCATGTTTTAACAGAGTGAACTCTAGTTTTGTTACTGAAGCTTGAAAATGATGTATATTGCAATCAGGTGTACTGTACTCtcaaagtgttaaaaaacacatTGCATGTAAGATGTCTTACAACTTTGCACAAGTTAACTAAGGGGTCCTGTAAGTTGTGAGAAAAGTGGATGACATGACATAGTAGGGTGTTGTTAACCCATTGTTGTGACGTGATGTGTGCTGACCATGGTTGAGTGAAAAGTGGCCAGTTTAAGTGGGACAGTCTGGAAAGCTCATACAATTGACTGATTGAACATGAAAATGGATGCAAGGTTGGCAGTTGGATCCACTCTGAATTGAGAAGTCCTACGTGCAGGAGTTATTACAGCGTACAACTGATGCAGAAGAAGACATCTTCAAAATCAGGTCTCTTTTTGCAAGCACTGACATGTCTCATCTTATAACAACAATTACTTTATGGCCAGTAGCACTATTTCCCTTCTGTGTTTTTGTTGATATGAATCAAAATTATCTGATTTATTTGCACCAAACTGACAATTTATCAACTAGTAACATTTTATCCTGGCAATGCATTTTGTCACAGAGGTAACTTAAGGCAATGGTGTGTTAAGTAATACAACCTATTTTGGTGCAACAAATCCAGTTGAATAGACAACATACTTAATTTGGCATGTGaaacaaacattttatttatttttacaaatgaatacaataaaaaaattgGCT
The nucleotide sequence above comes from Alosa sapidissima isolate fAloSap1 chromosome 6, fAloSap1.pri, whole genome shotgun sequence. Encoded proteins:
- the pnrc1 gene encoding proline-rich nuclear receptor coactivator 1; this translates as MLGESLNHHTESNLDNVENNNSTTVTSHSTGANNNKTRHALFKKGSRRVRSTASNYQNSIQRSQQQNQKHGLLRINNPVRRADINNNNAVMRPKSPVQLNAEAATNKSQAAVLSTHLLKVGSKKELLKSKTGRPERSSQLGNQTIYCPSKCEQTPPNVSNRGQRSRCSAAGKTSVKKSDNSCHQRPQSSCKEVKKPFSIADNISLVNLCQSEFVPEDSLKDGEKVYAGAKFSEPPSPSVLPKPPSHWVGENTPLCAGDGREQMTSHLKSLLKVPDKP